Proteins encoded by one window of Chondromyces crocatus:
- a CDS encoding ankyrin repeat domain-containing protein, with the protein MSARWDGITRAESLLGGAVRIRHEVADAAKRYDWPELLALLSANPALINATRPGGHALYTPLHQAAHGNAPVEVVERLVAMSAWRTLRNAQGETPRDVALWRGHGRLLEVLTPVYQHDVPLGRLAAMQAHLHAVIRERVEELVTRHALRLPELEPLLEMEEAAMWFAVPGMYGGFNITLEGSGEKAHLVSESWCRVVGGSGERHEIDAEGSRLVAVGFV; encoded by the coding sequence ATGAGCGCTCGGTGGGATGGGATCACGCGCGCCGAGTCGTTGCTCGGGGGGGCGGTCCGGATCAGGCACGAGGTGGCGGACGCGGCGAAGCGGTACGACTGGCCGGAGCTTCTGGCGCTGCTCTCGGCCAACCCGGCCCTGATCAACGCGACCCGTCCGGGAGGCCACGCGCTGTACACGCCGCTTCACCAGGCCGCTCATGGCAATGCGCCCGTCGAGGTGGTGGAACGGCTGGTGGCGATGTCCGCGTGGAGGACGCTCCGGAACGCGCAAGGGGAGACGCCGCGCGATGTCGCGCTGTGGAGGGGGCACGGGCGGCTGCTCGAGGTGCTCACGCCGGTCTACCAGCACGATGTGCCCCTCGGGAGGCTCGCCGCGATGCAGGCACACCTGCACGCCGTGATCCGTGAGCGGGTGGAGGAGCTGGTGACGCGGCACGCGCTGCGCTTGCCGGAACTCGAGCCGCTGCTGGAGATGGAAGAAGCGGCGATGTGGTTCGCGGTGCCGGGAATGTACGGGGGATTCAACATCACGCTGGAGGGGTCGGGCGAGAAGGCGCACCTGGTGAGCGAGAGCTGGTGTCGGGTGGTGGGGGGCTCGGGGGAGCGGCACGAGATCGATGCGGAGGGGAGCCGGCTCGTGGCCGTGGGGTTCGTGTAG
- a CDS encoding TVP38/TMEM64 family protein: MSTTMRSLRSARLGAIVLVLLTLAGAYHLGFFARVAEPKILAETLVEMGAWGHLVFILAYTVLQPFGVPGTIFIVAAPLIWPWPTAFTLSMIGTMAASVVGFSFARFVAKDWVSARIPDRFRKYDASLERSAFQTVVVLRLILWMPQALHAFFGVSKVGFWTHFWGSFVGYVPPLLLVSYLGSEMFDASGRIQPGAWPILAGLLVASLLIAVLARAHGRRRSSARLSDAQRLV; encoded by the coding sequence GTGAGTACGACCATGCGCTCGCTGCGCAGTGCCAGGCTGGGCGCCATCGTGCTCGTACTCCTCACGCTCGCCGGTGCCTACCACCTCGGGTTTTTCGCGCGGGTCGCCGAGCCGAAGATCCTGGCCGAGACGCTGGTCGAGATGGGGGCGTGGGGCCACCTGGTGTTCATCCTCGCCTACACGGTGCTGCAACCGTTCGGCGTCCCAGGAACGATCTTCATCGTCGCGGCGCCGCTGATCTGGCCGTGGCCAACGGCCTTCACGCTCTCGATGATCGGGACGATGGCCGCGAGCGTCGTCGGGTTTTCCTTCGCGCGTTTCGTGGCGAAGGACTGGGTCTCGGCTCGCATTCCCGATCGGTTCCGCAAATACGACGCGTCTCTCGAGCGGAGTGCATTCCAGACCGTGGTCGTGCTGCGGCTGATTCTCTGGATGCCGCAGGCACTCCACGCCTTCTTCGGTGTCTCGAAGGTCGGGTTCTGGACCCACTTCTGGGGTTCATTCGTCGGCTACGTGCCGCCTCTCCTCCTCGTGAGCTATCTCGGCAGCGAGATGTTCGATGCGTCGGGGAGAATTCAGCCCGGCGCGTGGCCGATCCTTGCCGGCCTGCTCGTCGCTTCGCTGCTCATCGCCGTGCTCGCTCGAGCCCACGGGCGCCGTCGATCGTCTGCACGGCTCAGCGACGCACAGCGCCTCGTCTGA
- a CDS encoding GyrI-like domain-containing protein — MAMSEPKLDERAELHYAAIRTQGTMQDLMKLPHRIVEIFGWLAEKGEMPLGAPFMRYLVIDGDDRFDVEVGVPVENAIAAEGDITPGVLPAGQYAVMVYTGPFSGLHEATKTLLAWGERTGVRWETSDGGKAWGANVETYVTDPRAEPDPQKWQTELAILVAGGAAVSS; from the coding sequence ATGGCAATGAGCGAGCCGAAGCTGGATGAGCGCGCCGAGCTGCATTACGCGGCGATTCGCACGCAGGGGACGATGCAGGATCTGATGAAGCTCCCGCACCGCATCGTCGAGATCTTCGGGTGGCTGGCGGAGAAGGGGGAGATGCCGCTGGGGGCGCCGTTCATGCGGTATCTGGTCATCGACGGCGACGACAGGTTCGATGTGGAGGTGGGTGTCCCCGTGGAGAACGCCATCGCAGCGGAAGGCGACATCACGCCCGGGGTGCTGCCGGCAGGGCAGTATGCGGTGATGGTGTACACGGGGCCGTTCAGCGGTCTGCACGAGGCCACGAAGACGCTGCTCGCGTGGGGTGAGCGGACGGGTGTCCGGTGGGAGACCTCTGACGGAGGCAAGGCGTGGGGGGCGAACGTGGAGACGTACGTCACCGATCCACGTGCGGAGCCCGATCCGCAGAAATGGCAGACGGAGCTCGCGATCCTGGTGGCGGGGGGCGCAGCAGTATCGTCCTGA
- a CDS encoding IS5 family transposase (programmed frameshift), with product MAVRRQLNDQQWLRIESFLASERGRGRPALDDRLFVDAVLWILRTGAPWRDLPTEFGPWQTVFNRFDRWSKTGKWQRLFKVLQTDIDDEWISIDSTIVRAHQHGGGKRGSQGQCIGRSRGGLSTKVHLTVDALGLPLDFIITEGQRHDIIAAPELIARSAPRCLLADKAYDTNDIRAQLDALGAIAVIPSKVNRKPQIPHDQHLYKERAAVECTFNLLKGARRLATRYEKTVRNYAAIVTLACVLCWLRI from the exons ATGGCAGTTCGACGGCAACTCAACGATCAGCAGTGGTTACGCATCGAGAGCTTCTTGGCGAGTGAGCGGGGTAGAGGGCGACCCGCACTCGACGACCGTCTCTTCGTGGATGCCGTTCTTTGGATCCTCCGCACGGGGGCCCCGTGGCGGGACCTGCCAACGGAATTCGGTCCCTGGCAAACCGTGTTCAACCGCTTCGACCGCTGGTCCAAAACCGGCAAGTGGCAACGGTTGTTCAAGGTGCTGCAGACAGACATCGACGACGAGTGGATCAGCATCGACTCGACGATCGTTCGCGCCCATCAGCAC GGCGGGGGCAAAAGGGGGAGCCAGGGTCAGTGCATTGGGCGCTCTCGCGGAGGTCTGTCAACGAAGGTGCATTTGACCGTCGATGCCTTGGGTCTACCGCTGGACTTCATCATTACCGAAGGTCAACGTCACGACATCATCGCGGCTCCTGAACTCATCGCGCGCAGTGCGCCCCGCTGTCTCCTCGCGGACAAGGCCTACGACACCAACGACATTCGAGCCCAGCTGGACGCCCTGGGGGCCATCGCGGTCATCCCATCCAAGGTCAACCGCAAGCCACAGATCCCCCACGATCAGCACCTCTACAAGGAGCGTGCTGCCGTCGAGTGTACGTTCAACCTACTCAAGGGGGCGCGCCGACTCGCAACAAGGTACGAGAAGACGGTTCGCAACTACGCCGCGATAGTGACGCTGGCCTGCGTTCTCTGCTGGCTGCGAATTTAG
- a CDS encoding SDR family oxidoreductase: MARDLEGKVILITGATDGIGKAAALEFARRGATLTIVGRSKEKTAQVLAELKEASGNQNLDALICDLSRMADVKRAAEAFEARHDRLDVLVNNAGATFRSPVKGPDGFELTFALNHLAYFQLTTSLLDLIRKTEGARVVSTSSAMQARGVLDLQKTPTSLAGPGWRAYATSKLANILFTKELQRRLKGTTATANCFEPGMVQTRFGAFGSDLGLLQNVVYALAKPFAKTPEEGADSLLWLSTSPDASALEGQFVSNRRSVAPAKQAMDAKLAADLWALSETLCAEAMARAA; this comes from the coding sequence ATGGCACGAGACCTCGAAGGCAAAGTGATTCTGATAACCGGAGCAACGGATGGCATTGGCAAGGCGGCTGCGCTGGAATTCGCCAGGCGCGGAGCCACATTGACCATCGTCGGACGCAGCAAGGAGAAGACCGCGCAGGTGCTCGCCGAGCTGAAGGAAGCGAGCGGGAATCAGAACCTCGACGCGCTCATCTGCGATCTGTCGCGGATGGCTGACGTGAAACGCGCCGCCGAGGCGTTCGAGGCCAGGCACGACCGGCTCGACGTCCTCGTGAACAACGCTGGTGCAACCTTCAGATCACCGGTGAAAGGCCCTGACGGATTCGAGCTGACCTTCGCACTGAACCACCTCGCCTACTTCCAGCTCACGACGTCGCTGCTCGACCTCATCCGGAAGACAGAAGGGGCGCGCGTGGTGTCGACGTCGAGTGCCATGCAGGCACGCGGGGTGCTCGACCTCCAGAAGACGCCGACATCGCTGGCGGGACCGGGATGGCGGGCCTATGCGACATCGAAGCTCGCGAACATTCTCTTCACGAAGGAGCTCCAGCGGCGCCTGAAGGGAACCACGGCGACGGCGAACTGCTTCGAGCCAGGCATGGTCCAGACGCGCTTCGGTGCCTTCGGGTCGGACCTGGGGCTGCTGCAGAACGTGGTTTACGCACTCGCAAAGCCCTTTGCGAAGACGCCGGAGGAAGGCGCGGATTCGCTCCTCTGGCTCAGCACCTCGCCGGACGCTTCGGCACTCGAGGGCCAGTTCGTGTCGAATCGCCGTTCCGTGGCCCCAGCGAAGCAAGCCATGGACGCGAAGCTCGCGGCCGATCTGTGGGCGCTGAGCGAAACGCTGTGCGCTGAGGCGATGGCTCGCGCGGCATGA
- a CDS encoding YybH family protein, which yields MSHNNPLSHEEIQIRSLLDDWVKAIHVKDLERVLSRCSPGMVSFDVTPSYKHVGLDRAREFIHELFVSFDGDLAYEIRDLDVTAGSEVAFCHGLHRLEGKKRGGGQSEMWFRSTLCFRKVEGHWLITHEHVSIPGEIDVE from the coding sequence ATGAGCCACAACAATCCTTTATCCCACGAAGAAATCCAGATTCGCTCGCTGCTCGACGACTGGGTGAAGGCGATTCACGTGAAGGATCTCGAGCGGGTCCTGTCTCGTTGTTCGCCAGGGATGGTGTCTTTCGACGTTACCCCGTCTTACAAGCATGTCGGCCTGGATCGAGCCCGGGAGTTCATCCACGAGCTGTTCGTCTCGTTCGACGGAGACCTGGCGTACGAGATCCGCGATCTCGACGTCACGGCGGGGAGTGAGGTCGCGTTCTGCCATGGCCTCCATCGGCTCGAAGGCAAGAAGAGGGGCGGGGGGCAGAGTGAGATGTGGTTCCGGTCGACCCTCTGTTTCCGCAAGGTCGAGGGTCACTGGCTGATCACGCACGAGCACGTGTCGATCCCGGGCGAGATCGACGTGGAGTAG
- a CDS encoding serine/threonine-protein kinase, with protein sequence MSRYNVPVVYELHSVIGAGGFADVHRGRRRDTGSVYAVKILREAWDPCARQRFVAEARHQLRAQGNHVVRIVDWNLEAPEPFIVQEYMPEGSLEERLIREREAGQYTWRTCCALRAMTEVAEALTDLHSQGYVHRDVKPGNLLFDQRTGRLKLNDFGCSATVDARLVSAGFCGTPAYAAPEQEISPGPKSDIYPLGVMLHELLAGSRLPTEWWNQSIAWPSQIHTCGLGVEIDQLIRWLASPNPLRRPTAVQAYQVLNDAWARYSSRAA encoded by the coding sequence ATGTCACGCTACAACGTTCCCGTCGTGTATGAACTTCATTCTGTCATTGGCGCGGGTGGATTTGCTGACGTGCACCGCGGTCGTCGACGCGACACAGGCAGCGTGTATGCCGTAAAAATTCTTCGTGAAGCATGGGATCCTTGCGCACGCCAACGCTTCGTTGCAGAAGCGCGACATCAGCTCCGTGCGCAGGGCAACCATGTAGTTCGTATTGTAGACTGGAATCTAGAGGCGCCTGAACCGTTCATTGTTCAGGAGTACATGCCCGAAGGCAGCCTTGAGGAACGATTGATTCGCGAGCGCGAAGCTGGGCAGTATACTTGGCGAACTTGCTGCGCTTTGCGTGCAATGACGGAAGTCGCCGAAGCTCTCACAGATCTGCATTCGCAAGGATATGTCCACCGAGACGTAAAGCCAGGCAATCTACTCTTCGACCAACGTACTGGAAGACTCAAGTTGAATGATTTCGGATGCTCAGCGACCGTAGATGCGCGTCTTGTCAGCGCTGGCTTTTGCGGCACACCAGCATACGCCGCTCCTGAGCAGGAGATCAGCCCAGGACCCAAGTCTGACATCTACCCTCTTGGCGTCATGCTCCACGAACTTCTCGCAGGCTCACGCTTGCCTACTGAATGGTGGAATCAGTCGATTGCTTGGCCGTCGCAGATTCACACATGCGGCCTGGGCGTCGAAATCGACCAACTGATCCGGTGGCTTGCAAGTCCAAATCCACTACGTCGTCCCACCGCCGTTCAAGCCTATCAGGTGCTCAACGATGCTTGGGCACGCTATTCGTCACGCGCCGCCTGA
- a CDS encoding serine hydrolase domain-containing protein: MLLVALGACAGGSQGTSQGAVVKAPPAGSSVEGAVALQKGDRAAHAGEAAARTARFTLGTRRPLHGVLAVADGSEVVFSSAHGYADRERSVASALEKRFAIASLGKQITAALVMQQVDQGKLALDAPVSTYLSLGADWAKQVKVRHLLNHTSGIGKVDEPLRSAPGSTFAYSNANYDLLGKIVERVSGQSFAEVAGRLFATCGMRETAGLDTPAAAERVVGYAEQEDGSLAIASLEGMAEHVPSGGMVSSVADLIRWNLCLHEGKAVSRASYEAMIRPTTRRAHRWGELGYGFGLQVSTAEGITEFSHNGYIEGFIATLIYYPAQRRTLVALENVALDSGDMGRVFAPHDEVRAQVRAELRGSSGGAEVAAPSE; encoded by the coding sequence GTGCTTCTCGTCGCGCTCGGGGCGTGCGCAGGGGGCAGCCAGGGCACCTCGCAAGGCGCCGTCGTGAAGGCCCCACCCGCTGGCAGCTCGGTCGAGGGCGCCGTGGCCCTGCAGAAGGGCGATCGGGCCGCACATGCCGGGGAGGCGGCGGCCCGCACGGCGCGCTTCACCCTGGGAACCCGCCGGCCGCTCCATGGGGTGCTCGCGGTCGCCGATGGGTCCGAGGTGGTGTTCTCGAGCGCCCACGGGTACGCCGATCGCGAGCGCTCGGTGGCGTCGGCGCTGGAGAAGCGGTTCGCGATCGCGTCGCTCGGCAAGCAGATCACCGCGGCGCTGGTGATGCAGCAGGTCGACCAGGGGAAGCTGGCGCTCGACGCGCCGGTGAGCACGTACCTGAGCCTCGGGGCCGACTGGGCGAAGCAGGTGAAGGTGCGTCATCTGCTGAACCACACGTCGGGGATCGGGAAGGTCGATGAGCCGCTGCGCTCGGCCCCCGGGTCGACGTTCGCATACTCGAACGCGAACTACGATCTGCTCGGGAAGATCGTGGAGCGGGTGTCGGGGCAGTCGTTCGCCGAGGTCGCAGGGCGTCTGTTCGCCACCTGCGGGATGCGAGAGACCGCAGGGCTCGATACCCCGGCGGCGGCGGAGCGGGTGGTGGGGTACGCGGAGCAGGAGGACGGGTCGCTGGCGATCGCGTCGCTGGAAGGGATGGCGGAGCATGTGCCTTCCGGGGGCATGGTGTCGTCGGTGGCGGATCTGATCCGCTGGAACCTGTGCCTGCACGAGGGGAAGGCGGTGTCACGGGCGAGCTACGAGGCGATGATCCGGCCGACGACGCGGCGCGCGCACCGCTGGGGCGAGCTGGGGTACGGGTTCGGGTTGCAGGTGTCGACCGCGGAAGGGATCACCGAGTTCAGCCACAATGGCTACATCGAGGGGTTCATCGCGACGCTGATCTACTATCCGGCGCAGCGCAGAACGCTGGTGGCACTGGAAAACGTGGCGCTCGACTCCGGCGATATGGGCCGGGTGTTCGCGCCGCACGACGAGGTCCGAGCGCAGGTGCGCGCGGAGCTTCGAGGGTCGTCCGGTGGCGCCGAGGTCGCCGCTCCCTCCGAGTGA
- a CDS encoding TetR/AcrR family transcriptional regulator, translating to MAATMTEDEAASRRSKILLAARWCFLNFGFAKTSFEDIAKRSNLSRTLLYRVFKDKEDIFRAVFVDWLVSRHPAAKQAVSAPGSPYERLVEVCRLMVIDPWADMLGAPMGREFFDACERIDPDIDAQHRQVFLQCASALLGDDESAMVFLLALDGLLADEPATEVLERRTRILAARFIPPAKEKGKRK from the coding sequence ATGGCAGCGACCATGACCGAGGACGAAGCGGCCTCGCGCCGCTCGAAGATCCTGCTCGCCGCGCGCTGGTGCTTCCTCAACTTCGGGTTCGCGAAGACCTCGTTCGAGGACATCGCCAAGCGCTCGAACCTCTCGCGCACGCTGCTCTACCGGGTCTTCAAGGACAAGGAAGACATCTTCAGGGCCGTCTTCGTGGACTGGCTGGTCTCGCGCCATCCCGCAGCGAAACAGGCCGTGAGCGCGCCGGGCAGCCCGTACGAACGCCTGGTCGAGGTGTGCCGCCTGATGGTCATCGACCCCTGGGCCGACATGCTCGGCGCGCCGATGGGGCGTGAGTTCTTCGACGCCTGCGAGCGGATCGATCCCGACATCGACGCGCAGCACCGCCAGGTCTTTCTGCAGTGCGCATCCGCACTCCTGGGTGATGACGAGAGCGCCATGGTCTTCCTCCTCGCCCTGGATGGCCTCCTGGCGGATGAACCCGCGACGGAGGTGCTGGAACGACGAACACGGATTCTCGCGGCCCGGTTCATCCCCCCCGCGAAAGAGAAAGGGAAGCGGAAGTGA
- a CDS encoding YybH family protein: protein MSAIHSASTNETQIRSLLGQWEKTLRAKDTDGIMALCAPEFVCFDLAPSHKYGVDRARLAIATLFDALDEVLSYEVRDLDIMAGDDLGFCHASYRLHAKRKDGGVTDLWFRSTLCFRKVDGHWRVSHEHASLPMDLATGKVLADLEP, encoded by the coding sequence ATGAGCGCCATCCATTCAGCATCGACCAATGAAACTCAGATTCGCTCGCTGCTCGGACAATGGGAGAAGACCCTCCGCGCCAAGGATACCGACGGGATCATGGCCCTGTGTGCCCCCGAGTTCGTGTGCTTCGATCTCGCGCCCTCCCACAAATATGGCGTGGACAGGGCCCGGCTCGCGATCGCGACCTTATTCGATGCGCTCGACGAGGTGCTGTCGTACGAGGTCCGCGATCTGGACATCATGGCCGGGGACGATCTCGGCTTCTGCCACGCATCCTACCGGCTCCACGCGAAGCGAAAGGACGGAGGTGTGACCGACCTGTGGTTCCGGTCGACCCTCTGTTTCCGCAAGGTGGATGGCCACTGGCGGGTGAGTCACGAGCACGCGTCGCTGCCGATGGACCTCGCCACGGGCAAGGTGCTGGCCGACCTGGAACCCTGA
- a CDS encoding N-acetylmuramoyl-L-alanine amidase: protein MDLLRHEVAPGESLYGIARQHNTDIRNLQVVRGDRTFDLGAPDNGFDPTSLNSSDTVLVPNASQQSACGVQGCGTEAEAQAALANADTQTLTPQGEAIEKDCAAAEGDLSNESPCEKPRYVIVIDPGHGGTSSKDNLTASSWTNAIGAVSDVLEKTMTQRFAALLKQTLDGWAGKFTSYVDIKVLLTKTDENVNLSAKDRATIAKDEKADIFFIIHFNSLLGASLFSKNNLIQEDGEQAIVLDLTPGYVGETRNQPEGFKRRLFSTTSSTRGPQRVKRTNKINADPTLVTSDALSKVVVNNVAAVMKQLDTTPSIRALGDFGNNVAILSRDNLGARGIACCFLEGDFINVESGDRLWNPVQYAANVSSLNGGTAVDASTLPSENAMFESGAFASALAIIMPILRTAVVPRSKQDLKTLVDMLDPQGGIKPVLEPEP from the coding sequence GTGGATCTGCTCAGGCATGAGGTCGCGCCCGGGGAATCCCTGTATGGCATCGCGCGGCAGCACAACACCGACATCCGCAACCTTCAGGTGGTTCGCGGCGACAGGACGTTCGACCTGGGTGCCCCGGACAACGGCTTCGATCCCACGAGTCTCAACTCCAGCGACACGGTGCTCGTGCCCAATGCTTCTCAGCAAAGCGCATGCGGCGTTCAGGGCTGCGGGACAGAAGCGGAGGCCCAGGCGGCGCTGGCCAACGCCGACACGCAGACGTTGACCCCGCAGGGCGAGGCTATCGAGAAGGACTGCGCGGCAGCGGAGGGCGACCTCTCGAATGAGTCGCCGTGCGAGAAGCCGCGCTACGTCATCGTCATCGACCCGGGTCATGGCGGCACCAGCTCCAAGGACAATCTCACAGCGAGCTCGTGGACCAATGCCATCGGGGCGGTCAGCGACGTGCTCGAGAAGACGATGACCCAGCGCTTTGCAGCACTCTTGAAGCAGACCCTCGATGGCTGGGCCGGGAAGTTCACTTCCTACGTCGACATCAAGGTGCTGTTGACCAAGACCGACGAGAACGTCAACCTGTCAGCGAAGGACCGGGCGACGATCGCGAAGGATGAGAAGGCCGATATTTTCTTCATCATTCACTTCAACTCGCTCCTGGGTGCGTCGCTGTTTTCGAAGAACAACCTCATACAGGAGGACGGGGAACAGGCCATCGTTCTGGACCTCACCCCCGGCTACGTCGGCGAGACGCGAAACCAGCCCGAGGGCTTCAAGCGGCGGCTGTTCTCGACAACCTCGTCGACCCGCGGCCCGCAGCGAGTGAAACGGACCAATAAAATCAACGCGGACCCCACGCTCGTGACCAGCGACGCCCTCTCCAAGGTGGTCGTGAACAATGTGGCCGCGGTGATGAAGCAGCTCGACACCACCCCGAGCATCAGGGCGCTCGGCGATTTCGGGAACAACGTGGCCATTCTCTCCAGGGACAACCTGGGCGCGAGGGGAATCGCCTGCTGCTTTCTGGAGGGCGACTTCATCAACGTTGAGTCCGGAGACCGGCTCTGGAACCCGGTTCAGTACGCGGCGAACGTCAGCTCGCTCAATGGCGGCACGGCGGTCGATGCCAGCACGCTGCCCAGCGAGAACGCGATGTTCGAATCGGGAGCCTTCGCGAGCGCGCTGGCCATCATCATGCCGATCCTCCGCACAGCCGTCGTGCCGCGCAGCAAGCAGGACCTGAAGACGCTGGTCGACATGCTCGATCCTCAGGGAGGCATCAAGCCCGTCCTGGAACCGGAGCCGTAG
- a CDS encoding acetyltransferase yields the protein MQVTSVSVEEFDRLVEVWEAAVRATHHFLSEEDIAHFRPLVRNEFLQAVSLFAVRDARGVVTGFAGVANGKLEMLFVHPAHHGAGIGRCLVEHAIEAHEVVEVDVNEQNPQAVGFYERLGFSTYRRSPTDGMGKPFPILHMRLRAPRRQDDEERRGHEA from the coding sequence ATGCAGGTGACGTCGGTTTCAGTCGAGGAGTTCGACAGGCTGGTGGAGGTGTGGGAGGCCGCCGTCCGCGCGACGCACCACTTCCTGAGCGAGGAGGACATTGCGCATTTTCGTCCGCTGGTGCGGAACGAGTTTCTCCAGGCCGTGTCCCTCTTTGCGGTGCGTGATGCGCGCGGTGTGGTGACCGGGTTCGCCGGGGTGGCGAACGGGAAGCTGGAGATGCTGTTCGTGCATCCTGCACACCATGGGGCGGGGATCGGGAGGTGTCTGGTCGAGCACGCGATCGAGGCGCACGAGGTCGTCGAGGTGGACGTGAACGAGCAGAATCCGCAGGCGGTGGGGTTCTACGAGCGGCTGGGATTCTCGACGTACCGGCGATCGCCCACGGATGGGATGGGCAAGCCCTTCCCGATCCTGCACATGAGGCTGCGAGCGCCAAGACGCCAGGACGACGAGGAGCGACGCGGGCACGAGGCGTGA
- a CDS encoding helix-turn-helix domain-containing protein: MLTPGTGSWAKRSKGAHISKHTFPHREVCTFHRAGDRIALAVQYEELYISLVTPTRVKALRTTLGLSQQQFASILGFSFVSINKWENGGSQPTDMSAALLALLESALKIHSPAHVLSELRPAGGTPLEVIRILARLEVTNVTLQRSRRV, translated from the coding sequence GTGCTGACGCCGGGCACCGGATCCTGGGCTAAGCGTTCCAAAGGCGCACACATCAGCAAGCACACCTTCCCACACAGAGAGGTCTGCACGTTTCATCGCGCCGGCGATCGGATCGCCCTTGCAGTGCAGTATGAAGAGCTTTATATCTCTCTTGTGACACCCACGAGAGTAAAGGCTCTACGAACCACGCTCGGACTCTCTCAGCAGCAGTTCGCTTCGATCCTCGGGTTTTCATTTGTCAGTATTAACAAATGGGAAAATGGGGGGTCACAACCGACGGACATGAGTGCCGCTCTTCTTGCACTGCTTGAGAGCGCTCTGAAAATTCACTCACCCGCCCATGTCCTTTCGGAACTTCGCCCTGCAGGCGGGACACCACTCGAAGTGATTCGCATTCTTGCAAGACTGGAGGTGACCAATGTCACGCTACAACGTTCCCGTCGTGTATGA
- a CDS encoding serine hydrolase domain-containing protein — MTTSGLSSTRLARMRNVMAEHVARGVVPGVVTLVSRRGEVHVEAVGVQTLGGAPMQRDSLFRIASMTKPVATVGAMILVEACKLRLDEPVERLLPELADRRVLKRLDGPLEDTVPARRAITVRDLLTMGMGLGHILANSRDVPIQKRLNELNLLQGPPQPLSVPAPEVWMREVGTLPLMHQPGEGWMYDLSLDVLGVLIARAAGKPLDVFLRESVFEPLGMKDTGFSVPAEQMHRLVTCYAPGPRGALVVYDPAEGGQWSRPPAFPAAASGLVSTADDCLAFGEMLLNQGRHGRERILSRPAVELMTRDVLTPEQQASARLFVGEGGGWGLGMSVITRRTHLAWSVGSFGWDGGLGTSWRSDPVEGLVGILLTQSAWTSPRPPEVLLDFWTTAYQAIDD, encoded by the coding sequence ATGACCACCAGCGGACTCTCCAGCACGCGCCTCGCCCGCATGCGCAACGTCATGGCGGAGCACGTGGCGCGGGGCGTGGTGCCCGGCGTCGTCACGCTGGTCAGCCGGCGGGGGGAGGTCCACGTCGAGGCGGTCGGGGTGCAGACGCTGGGGGGCGCGCCCATGCAGCGGGATTCGCTGTTTCGCATCGCCTCGATGACCAAGCCGGTCGCGACGGTGGGGGCGATGATCCTGGTGGAGGCGTGCAAGCTCCGGCTGGATGAGCCGGTGGAGCGGCTGCTGCCGGAGCTTGCCGACCGCCGGGTGCTGAAGCGCCTCGATGGGCCGCTGGAGGACACGGTGCCAGCGCGGCGGGCCATCACGGTGCGCGATCTGCTGACCATGGGGATGGGGCTCGGGCACATCCTGGCGAATTCGCGCGATGTTCCGATCCAGAAGCGGTTGAATGAGCTGAACTTGCTCCAGGGGCCGCCGCAGCCGCTCTCGGTTCCAGCGCCGGAGGTGTGGATGCGCGAGGTGGGGACGCTGCCGCTGATGCACCAGCCTGGCGAGGGGTGGATGTATGATCTATCGCTGGACGTGCTGGGGGTGCTGATTGCACGGGCGGCGGGGAAGCCGCTCGATGTGTTCTTGCGCGAGAGCGTGTTCGAGCCGCTCGGGATGAAGGACACGGGGTTCAGTGTGCCGGCGGAGCAGATGCACCGGCTGGTGACGTGCTATGCACCCGGTCCTCGGGGTGCGCTGGTCGTCTACGATCCGGCGGAGGGTGGGCAATGGAGTCGGCCACCGGCGTTTCCGGCAGCGGCGTCGGGGCTGGTGTCGACGGCGGACGATTGTCTGGCGTTCGGGGAGATGCTGCTGAATCAGGGGCGGCACGGGCGTGAGCGCATCCTGTCGCGGCCTGCGGTGGAGCTGATGACGCGCGATGTGCTGACGCCGGAGCAGCAGGCGAGCGCGCGGCTGTTCGTGGGGGAAGGTGGGGGCTGGGGGCTGGGGATGTCGGTGATCACGCGTCGCACGCACCTCGCGTGGTCGGTCGGGAGCTTCGGCTGGGATGGGGGGCTGGGGACGTCGTGGCGCTCGGATCCGGTGGAGGGGCTGGTGGGGATCCTGCTGACGCAGAGCGCGTGGACGTCGCCGAGGCCGCCCGAGGTGCTGCTCGATTTCTGGACGACGGCGTACCAGGCGATCGACGACTGA